The candidate division WOR-3 bacterium genome includes the window TTTGCCAAGAAATCGGGGACATGAAAGGTCTTGTTCACGCGCTTGAGTCTCAAGGTGAATTGTATATAAAGACGAAAAGAACGCAAGAAGCGCTGAATTGCATAACGCAGGCCGAAGAAATTTGCGACAGAATCGGATATAAAATTGGGAAAATACAGGCGAAATTCTACATGGGAAAAGTTTTGCTGATGGAGGGAAAATACATGAAAGCTCTGGATGAATTCAGAAATGTTATAGCCCTTGAAAAACAGATAGGCACCCAGGTGTTTTCCGCGTATACCAAAGTGGGGGTCTGTATTTCAAAAATTGAAGATAAGGATAACAACATAATTAAAGAGTTATCAACTTTGACTGGATTTTCTTCCGATCCGCTGGATTATTTCAATTATTCTTTGGAAAAACTGAGTATTAAAGCCAATTCTACTGAATACGCGGACGCTTTATCTGATTACGGGGACTATCTTTTGTCGATTTCAAAAAAGGGTGAGGGAGACAAACAGAAAATGATCGCAAAAGAGATATACCGGGGTATCAGAAATTGGAAATGACAGGAAATTTAGGTTGAGTAAAAATTTCTTACCCGAAAATGCAGATTAAGAGGAGGGGATCTACGGCTCCTGAAATAATGTTTATTCACGGAAGGGCTCAGGGCAAGAAAGATCCGGAAGAACAGAAAAAAGCCTGGATTAAAGCACTCGAAAAGGGTTTGAAAAGCTCTGGGCTCGGTCTGCCAAGCGAAATAAAATGTATTTTTCCTTTCTACGGTGATCGCCTGGATTATATTGTTCAGGAAACAAAGTTTATTCCAAGCATTGAAAATACGATTAGATACAAGCTTTTGGAAGAAATGGCTGAAAATGGAGGTCTGTTAAGAGATAAAGAAATCGAAAGCGAAGGTGAAAAAAGTATTTTTTCAGACGAAAATTTTCAGAAACTTTTAAAATTGCTCGAAAGAGATTTGGATATAGGCCCTTCTTTCTTGAGAATTTTCACAAAAGACGTTTCGATGTACCTTTCAAGAGAAGGTGTAAAAAAAGATATAAACGGTATTGTTGTATCGGAAATAACTGAAAACACGAGAGTAGTCGTAGGGCATTCACTGGGGTCCGTCATCGGATATGAAGTATTGTCTGGTCTTGAAAAACCGAATATTCCGCTTTTTATAACCCTCGGATCCCCCCTCGGTCTTTGTTCTGTAAAAAGACATGTGTCAAAACCGTTTAAAAAACCTGACTCTGTCGAGGAATGGATAAACGCTTTTGACGAGAGGGATTTCATCGCTCTGAACAAGCTTGATGAAAGTAATTCTCATACAGGAAAAGGGATTACAAACAAAAACGATATATGCAACGAAAGCCCTGGACATCACGGAATAAAAGGATACCTTGATAATGCGTTTGTCGCGACAAGCATATATAATGCCGCTCTTGGAGTACGGAATTGTTTTAATACCGCTTGATATTTTTTCATGCTGTTGTATACTGAATTTTTGATTAAAGAAGATCTTTGATCCCGTTTAAAAACACCAAAAAAACGAAGGAAAATATGCACAGTTTAAAAAGCTTCAGCCAGTTAGGGCTTTCTCAAGACGCGTTGGATGCCATAGAAAAAAAGGGATTTGAAGAACCAACAGAAATTCAGAAGCTTGTCATCCCGAGAATGCTGTCAGGTATAAAAGATATAGTAGGCCAAGCACAGACCGGAACGGGGAAAACGGCGGCTTTCGGACTGCCGATTTTGGAAATGGTTCAGTGCGACAAGAAAGTTCATGCTCTCGTGCTGACACCTACGAGGGAATTGGCGATTCAAGTGTCGGAAGAGTTGAATTCCATCAAAGGCAGTAAAAATGTCTCGGTAGTTCCAATTTACGGAGGACAGTCTATTGAAGAGCAGTTTAGACGCCTTAAAAAGGGCGCGGAGATCATCGTCGGAACACCAGGCAGGATAATAGACCATTTAAAAAGAAAGACAATAGATTTATCGCTCATCTGCGTGCTGGTTATAGACGAAGCCGATGAAATGCTCAACATGGGTTTTATCGACGAGATGGAAGAAATTCTCAAACATGCCAACCCGGAAAAGAGGACTCTCATGTTTTCCGCGACGATGCCGGAACGAATTATGGGAACCGTAAAGGCATACATGAAGGATTATGAGGTTATTAAAATTCGGAACAATCAGATGACGACCAGCCTAGCCGAGCAGATTTATTTCGAAGTTCGCGAAGAGGACAAAGTTGAAGCCCTCTGTAGAATTATTGATTACGAAGACGACTTCTACGGATTGATTTTTTGCAGGACAAAAAGGGATGTAGATCTTCTGGCGACAAGGCTTTTGGACAGAGGGTATGACGTGGAAGGTCTTCATGGCGATATTTCTCAGGCTCAGAGAGAAAAGATTTTGGACAAGTTCAAAAAAAAGCATATAAACATTCTTGTGGCTTCTGATGTGGCAGCACGAGGCCTTGATGTTTTCAACATATCGCATGTAATCAACTTCTCTCTTCCACAGGATCCAGAATCTTATGTCCACAGGATTGGAAGGACAGGCAGGGCGGGAAGAAAGGGTACCGCCGTGACGTTTGTGACGCCGTATGAATATAGAAAAATGTTTTTTATAAAAAAAATTTCCAAAGCCCGAATAACAAAAGCCGACATACCGGGAGTGGAAGAGGTTATTAAAATGAAGTTTAAACGCATCCAAAAGGAACTCGAAAATGCCATAAGGAACTATGAAGACAGCGATTACAGCGAATGGGCATGCGATCTGGTAAAAAAATACGGCGCGGAAAAGACAATAGGCTCTCTTTTGAAGATGACATACTTTGAAAAACTCGACTCGAGTGTCTACGCAGACATAGGCGTGAAGAAACCAGGTGGGGCAACCAGCGAGAACTACATAGACAACCAAGGCACGGCGAGACTGTTTATTTCAGTCGGGAAAAAAGACGGATTTACGCCGAGGAAACTTGTTCAAATGCTTACAAAGAAGGTTAAAATTAGAGGCAATAGAATTGAAGAAGTCGAAGTCTTTGAAAACTTTTCCTTTGTGACTGTGCCTTTCTCCAGCGCAGAAGAGGTGATTAAGAAATTTTCTATGCAGATAAAAGGTAGAAAAGCTTCGGCAAGAAGGGCAACTGCAAGAAATAAATGAATGCGATTTGAACGCCCCGGTATTGTCCTAAATCCTCCTTTCTTATATACTTAATTCTTTACATTCGGTAATACGATATTTTCGCAAAATCGAGAAAAGGAAAAAGAATGGGTAAAAATCATCTAATTTTAGTCGTAAACACTGGCTCCACGACCACAAAATGCTCGCTATTCAAGCAAAACGGAGATAATGTTGAAGTTCAAACTTCGGCGGTAATGGAACATTCCGATGATTTGATCCATAAATATCCGAATATTGCGGCACAGGTGGATTTCAGAGAGGAGCTAATACAAAACTTTGTGAAGGGAGCTCTCCCGGAAAAAGAAAAGGTAAATGGCATAGGTGCCATTGGAGGGATGTTGCCGCCTGTCCCGAGTGGAGTGATAGAACTGAACGAAACCCTCGCGGATTTCAGCCTGAACAGACCTGTTTATCAGCACGCTTCAAATCTCGCGGCTCCGATCGCTTTCAGGCTTTCAAAATTTTTGAAAGCCGTTTCCTACGTCGTGGATCCTGTCGGTGTAGATGAGCTCAATCCAATAGCCAGAATTTCAGGTTGTCCGGAATTTCCTCGTTTTTCTTTTGTCCATGCTTTGAACATTAGAGCGACAGTCAGAAAACTCGCCAAGGAACTCAACAAAGACTTCCATGAGATGAGATGCGTGGTTTGCCATCTCGGAGGAGGTTTTTCAATAGCCCCTTTTGACAGAGGTAAAATAGTTGACAGCGACAACAGAATGGAAGGAGCCCCCTTCACCCCTGAAAGGGCGGGAGGAGTTCCTCCTATACCACTCCTCGAAGCTTGTTTTTCCGGCAAGTATAAAAGAGAGGAACTGCATAAAAAACTTTACGGAGCGGGCGGCATTTACTCTTATCTCGGCACAAAAGACATAAGAGAAGTAGTCAGGAGGATAAACGAGGGAGACAAATACGCGAAGTTTATATACGATGCCATGATTTACCAAATATGCAAAGAGATTGGATCAATGGCTTCGGTTCTCGATTTTGACTTTGACGGAATTATAATCACCGGCGGGGTGGCAAAGGAATGTTACCTGACTGGTGAGATAAAGAGAAAATGCTCAAAATTGGGTATGGTATATGTCTATCCGGGAGAAAACGAAAATGAAGCGATTGCGACAAGCGTTTCCATGGTGTTGACAGGAAAAGAGAAGGCAATGAAATGGCCACAATGTATCGTAAAGATAGACGACAAAAAGCCTTATGAAATTTTCAAGAGTTTAAAAAGCTGAATGCCGGAGGATGTTTTGAGAATTAATAATTTTCGAGAACTCGAAGAGGCGGTGAAAAAGCTTTCGCCTGTTTCGCTTGCGGTAGCCGCGGCTTCGGACGATGAAGTAATTGGCAGTCTCGATTTGGCTGTAAAAGCAGGTTTTTTAGGGAAATGCTTTCTCGCCGGTGATAAAGGCAAAATCGAAAAAAGCCTTAAAAACGCGGGAAGGAATTTGAAAAAAACCGAGATATTGGAAGCTGCTGAAGACAGGGAAGCCGCTTTTTTGGCAGTAAAGGCGGTAAGGGATAATGAAGCTCAAATACTCGTAAAGGGAAGCCTTAAATCAGAATTGTATTTGAAAGCGATACTCGACAGAGAAAGCGGGATTAAATCTTCCTCTGTTCTCTCTAACCTCAGTGTTTTCGAGATGAAGAGTTATCCCAAATTCTTCGCAATAAGCGACAACGCAATAATAATATACCCAACTCTCGAAGAGAAAATTTCAATAATTGAAAATACGAGAAAAATGTGGAGAGCTTTTGGAATTGAAATGGTCAAAGTGGCCGCTATTGCAGCTGTCGAAACGGTAAGCTCTAAAATGCAGGCGACTCTCGACGCCGCGGCTCTTTCGATCATGTCTTCAAGGGGACAATTGAAAAACTTCATAATTGAAGGGCCGGTAGGATACGACGCCGCTATAAGCAGAGAGTGCGCACTTCATAAAGGATTAAAAAATTCCGTTGTCTGCGGAGACCTCGATTTCATTCTCGCGCCGAATTTAGAGACAGCGAATTCCCTGGGTAAAAGTTATAAATTTCACGGTGGAGCGACCTGGGGAGGGTTGGTGTTCGGAGCAAAAGCCCCCTGCGTTCTAAATTCACGGTCTGACGACGAAAGAAACCGCTATAATTCTCTTTTGATCGCGCGTGCGATAGTTCACGGTGAACCCCTTACCATAAGCGAGGAAAAAAAATGAGTATTTACGCTTTGATTATACTCGCGTATTTTGTTTTGGTAGTCATTTTGGGATTTTTGACAAAAAAAACAGCGAGCAAGTCTGTCGCGGAATTTCTTGTAGCAGGAAGAAACCTGGGAATAATTGTCTGCGCTGTCGTCGTATCCGCTGAATGGCTCGGCGGAATGAGCACAATAGGCGTCAGCGAAAAGGCGTTCAAGACAGGTTCGCTTCAGCCAATTTTCTACAACATCTCCACAGCTGTAGGCATGATAATAATCGGCTTCACCGTAGCTGCGCACTACAGGAGAAAGAGCGTTCACACCGTCAGTGAGATGATAGAATCGATTTTTGGTTCCAGCGCGAAAACCATTTCCGCCCTGGCTTTTCTTATCGCCTACATAATTCTCACGTATGTCCAGCTTCAGACCTGCTCGAGCGTCATAGCTCCGCTTTTTAACATCAATTGGATATGGGCTGTTCTGATATCTTCGGTTATTATAACCATATACACGTATTTCGGGGGAATGCACGCCCTCGCAATAACAGGAATAGTCTACCTTGTGACTATGTACGTGGGTTTAGGCGCGGCTTTTATCATAGGGCTTTTCAAGGTCGGGGGTTTTGGTCCTCTTCGCGATGTATTGATCGCCAAGGGCGCGCCTGTTAATATGTACAATCCCTTTAGTGCTGGAGTCAGCGACGCTTTTGCTCTTCTTTTAGGCGGTGTCCTAGGAGGAATGGCGGCCCAGGCGAGTATACAGCCAATATTTTCTGCGAGAAACGTGAAAACCGCAAAATGGTCGTCTGTTTTGGCTGGGCTGATTGTAGCTCCTTTTGGATTGATGGCGGCCTTTCTGGCTCTGTACGCGAAGACAGGTCTGTTTTTCGACACGACAAACGTAAAAGCGAACGAGATTCTGCCGACTTTGCTTCAGACACCTTCGTTCATTCACCCTGTTCTCGGAGGTATAGCACTCGCGGGAGTTCTCGCCGCTATTTTGTCAACAGTAGGTCCGGTCAATTTCGCCGTTGTGACTATTGCCGCCAAAGATATTTATCACGGAATCATCAACAAAAACGCTGAAGACAAAAAAGTTGTCTCGACCGCTAAGAAGCTTGTCATACTCGTAAACATCATCACTGTCCCTTTGGCGATTCTATTGAGGGGTGGAATTCTCGACACCGCCTATGTTTCCTACGCCATTCGGGCAATAGGGGCGATTGTAATACTCATGGGAATATATGCCAAAGGATGGATAACTCCTCTCGGCGTCAAACTTTCTTTTATATTGGGCACCATCGTCGTCTTTTTGACGATTGTTGCCAAACAGCTTGGAATTTTCACTGTTGACAAGACCTACAGCGCTGTAGTGACTACAATAGTTATAATTGCTGTATCCACTATTCTCGACAAGCTATTTTCAAAAAAAACTGCAAAATGAGGTTATGATGAAAACGATGTCCAAGCGCTTTATTGACGGATCGAGGATAATCGTAGAGTCTGCTGTGAGAACAGGAGCAGACATTTTCATTGGTTATCCCATAACTCCAGCTAATCTCATTTACCTTTATGCGAGCAGACGTTTTAAGAATGTAATTCCGGCACCGGACGAGATAACGACACTGCAGTGGATGGCGGGTTTTTCGGCGACCGGGAAAATACCCGTAACAGCGACTTCTTTTCCGGGATTCGCACTGATGGTCGAATCAATCGGCATGGCTTTCATGATGGAGCTTCCCATGCTGATAATTCTCGTTCAGAGATTAGGTCCTTCGACCGGTACGGCTACCGGAAGCGCGCAGGGAGACGTCATGCTCGTCAACGGGGTCAATTCAGGGGGATACCATCTACCGACATTTTGCGTTTCAAATTTTGAAGACTGTTGGAAACTCCCTTCTGCCGCAGTCAAAACCGCGGTAAAACTGAGGACTCCCGTTATACTGCTCACTTCAAAAGAGATGGTAATGACGTTACAGGATTTTGACACCGATTCTCTCGAAGAAATAAAACCTGTGGAAAGGGAATTCTACGAAGGGCAGGAGGAATTTATGCCCTACCACCCTAAAGAAAATAAAGTTCCCCATTTTTTGCATGTCGGAAACCCCAGGCACCAGGTCAGAATGACAGCATCAACCCATGACAGAAAAGCGACGCTTCAGCATTCGACACAGGAAGCTATTTCAAACACTAAAAGGTTAAGAGAAAAGATGACAGAGAATTTAAAGGATTATACCTATTATGACTATGAAGAAGACGGAAATGAAAACCTGGTATTTTCGTTTGGCACCACTTCCTTGGCTTCGAGGGATGCGGTGAAAATACTGCGTTCAAATGGGAAAAAAGTTTCACTTCTCGTCGCCAAAACTCTGTTTCCAATTCCGGATGACTACTTAAGGATAATCACCAAACATAAAAAAACAGTCATTGCCGAAGAAAATTTGACTGGACAATACAGGGAATTGCTTTTCGGCAGGATGGGTAAAAATGAAGTAAGAGGGGTCAACGCAATCGGCAGGATGATAAGACCTGAAGAAATCGTCGAAGAGGTGAAAAGATGAACAGGGAATTTTTATCTGTTGACAACATGCCTTTTTGCGGTGGTTGCGGCCACAGGACTGTCGCACAGAGTTTGGAAAAGGCTCTGGGGAGAATGAAAGATTTGAACCCCCTCGATGTCGTCGTTGTAACTGACATAGGATGTATAGGAATAATTGACAAACAGTTTAAAACTCACACCGTACATGGTCTTCACGGCAGATCGACAGCTCTCGCCGCAGGCATATCTATGGGCCTCTCAGAAGAAAACAAAAAGGTAATTACCCTCATAGGCGATGGAGGAGCGACGATTGGGTTACAGCACGTAATTGAAGCTGCTCAGAGAAACATAGATATGACTGTCATCGTCCACAACAACATGCTCTATGGAATGACCGGAGGGCAGCCTTCCGGTCTGACACCCTGTGGTTTTAAGACACCCATAATGCCCGAGGGTAAACCAATGAGAGGACATGACCTTTGTAAGCTCGTTCACGCTGCCGGAGCCCCTTACGCCAGAAGACTTATAGCGATAGGTGATTTTTCAGACGTCATCGAAGAAGCGTTGAAGATAAAAGGTTTCTCTTTTATCGAGGCAATGGAAATTTGCCCAAGCTACGGTCTCAAATACAACCCGACTAGAAAGCTTCATGAGATAGCAGAAGAAGCAGGTCTGGAAATCAAACTCTGGGAAAACAAAATTGGTCAAAGGGATGACAATAGCTACAGGCATGTAACTATTAATTCACTTTTCGACGAGATCCAGCCCCTGGAGGTAAACTTTAAATCTGATTTCAGGGGGAGGTATTCTCTTTTATTGTCGGGATCTGCAGGTGAAGGCGTTCAATCAGCTGCTGAATTGTTGTCAAAGGCTGTAATATCATGTGGTCTCTCGGCCACAAAAAAAGGCACATATCCTGTTACGGTTGGTGTTGGTTTTTCGACTTCTGAAGTTATTATTTCTTCCGACCCAATCCTTTTCACAGGCATTTCGAGCCCAGACGCTGTTATTGTAGTTTCAAAAGACGGTTTAAACAAAGTAAAAAGCTCTGTTTCAGAAATGAGGCAAGGTTTTTTGTACATAGATTCTGATCTGAACGCCCCGGAGACGAAAGCAAAGATTTTGTCGAGTGATTTCAGAAAACCTTTCGGGGCTAAAAGCGCCGCA containing:
- a CDS encoding DEAD/DEAH box helicase, whose amino-acid sequence is MHSLKSFSQLGLSQDALDAIEKKGFEEPTEIQKLVIPRMLSGIKDIVGQAQTGTGKTAAFGLPILEMVQCDKKVHALVLTPTRELAIQVSEELNSIKGSKNVSVVPIYGGQSIEEQFRRLKKGAEIIVGTPGRIIDHLKRKTIDLSLICVLVIDEADEMLNMGFIDEMEEILKHANPEKRTLMFSATMPERIMGTVKAYMKDYEVIKIRNNQMTTSLAEQIYFEVREEDKVEALCRIIDYEDDFYGLIFCRTKRDVDLLATRLLDRGYDVEGLHGDISQAQREKILDKFKKKHINILVASDVAARGLDVFNISHVINFSLPQDPESYVHRIGRTGRAGRKGTAVTFVTPYEYRKMFFIKKISKARITKADIPGVEEVIKMKFKRIQKELENAIRNYEDSDYSEWACDLVKKYGAEKTIGSLLKMTYFEKLDSSVYADIGVKKPGGATSENYIDNQGTARLFISVGKKDGFTPRKLVQMLTKKVKIRGNRIEEVEVFENFSFVTVPFSSAEEVIKKFSMQIKGRKASARRATARNK
- the buk gene encoding butyrate kinase, producing the protein MGKNHLILVVNTGSTTTKCSLFKQNGDNVEVQTSAVMEHSDDLIHKYPNIAAQVDFREELIQNFVKGALPEKEKVNGIGAIGGMLPPVPSGVIELNETLADFSLNRPVYQHASNLAAPIAFRLSKFLKAVSYVVDPVGVDELNPIARISGCPEFPRFSFVHALNIRATVRKLAKELNKDFHEMRCVVCHLGGGFSIAPFDRGKIVDSDNRMEGAPFTPERAGGVPPIPLLEACFSGKYKREELHKKLYGAGGIYSYLGTKDIREVVRRINEGDKYAKFIYDAMIYQICKEIGSMASVLDFDFDGIIITGGVAKECYLTGEIKRKCSKLGMVYVYPGENENEAIATSVSMVLTGKEKAMKWPQCIVKIDDKKPYEIFKSLKS
- a CDS encoding phosphate butyryltransferase, with the protein product MRINNFRELEEAVKKLSPVSLAVAAASDDEVIGSLDLAVKAGFLGKCFLAGDKGKIEKSLKNAGRNLKKTEILEAAEDREAAFLAVKAVRDNEAQILVKGSLKSELYLKAILDRESGIKSSSVLSNLSVFEMKSYPKFFAISDNAIIIYPTLEEKISIIENTRKMWRAFGIEMVKVAAIAAVETVSSKMQATLDAAALSIMSSRGQLKNFIIEGPVGYDAAISRECALHKGLKNSVVCGDLDFILAPNLETANSLGKSYKFHGGATWGGLVFGAKAPCVLNSRSDDERNRYNSLLIARAIVHGEPLTISEEKK
- a CDS encoding sodium:solute symporter family protein — protein: MSIYALIILAYFVLVVILGFLTKKTASKSVAEFLVAGRNLGIIVCAVVVSAEWLGGMSTIGVSEKAFKTGSLQPIFYNISTAVGMIIIGFTVAAHYRRKSVHTVSEMIESIFGSSAKTISALAFLIAYIILTYVQLQTCSSVIAPLFNINWIWAVLISSVIITIYTYFGGMHALAITGIVYLVTMYVGLGAAFIIGLFKVGGFGPLRDVLIAKGAPVNMYNPFSAGVSDAFALLLGGVLGGMAAQASIQPIFSARNVKTAKWSSVLAGLIVAPFGLMAAFLALYAKTGLFFDTTNVKANEILPTLLQTPSFIHPVLGGIALAGVLAAILSTVGPVNFAVVTIAAKDIYHGIINKNAEDKKVVSTAKKLVILVNIITVPLAILLRGGILDTAYVSYAIRAIGAIVILMGIYAKGWITPLGVKLSFILGTIVVFLTIVAKQLGIFTVDKTYSAVVTTIVIIAVSTILDKLFSKKTAK
- a CDS encoding 2-oxoacid:acceptor oxidoreductase family protein, whose product is MNREFLSVDNMPFCGGCGHRTVAQSLEKALGRMKDLNPLDVVVVTDIGCIGIIDKQFKTHTVHGLHGRSTALAAGISMGLSEENKKVITLIGDGGATIGLQHVIEAAQRNIDMTVIVHNNMLYGMTGGQPSGLTPCGFKTPIMPEGKPMRGHDLCKLVHAAGAPYARRLIAIGDFSDVIEEALKIKGFSFIEAMEICPSYGLKYNPTRKLHEIAEEAGLEIKLWENKIGQRDDNSYRHVTINSLFDEIQPLEVNFKSDFRGRYSLLLSGSAGEGVQSAAELLSKAVISCGLSATKKGTYPVTVGVGFSTSEVIISSDPILFTGISSPDAVIVVSKDGLNKVKSSVSEMRQGFLYIDSDLNAPETKAKILSSDFRKPFGAKSAALLALLLFLSREKLIPVEALSEQVKASGIGKKIDIEKLLSCLKD